The following are from one region of the Lujinxingia vulgaris genome:
- a CDS encoding DUF4168 domain-containing protein yields MKLKMPICQNTALRGLLLALVATGLMACEVADEPELETETELRSEGARDESKVPEAIEEPGADEASDEAAEENAGDEESAALGEGQQAAPAQGAAGMMQGEIDDEQVKAFAQAYVATQPVQAEVQQKMAGVQSPEEAQKVQQEAITQIQSAVEEAGMPFEEYAMFAQRLQQDTALQQRFEAELEQVQN; encoded by the coding sequence ATGAAGTTGAAGATGCCGATCTGCCAGAACACCGCGTTGCGAGGACTACTGCTGGCGCTTGTCGCCACCGGATTGATGGCCTGCGAGGTGGCCGATGAGCCCGAGCTTGAGACCGAGACGGAGCTGAGGTCCGAGGGGGCTCGCGATGAGTCCAAAGTCCCTGAGGCGATCGAAGAGCCCGGGGCGGACGAAGCCTCGGATGAAGCCGCCGAAGAGAATGCCGGTGATGAGGAGAGCGCGGCGTTGGGTGAAGGCCAGCAGGCCGCGCCGGCTCAGGGGGCTGCGGGCATGATGCAGGGGGAGATCGACGACGAACAGGTCAAGGCTTTTGCCCAGGCCTATGTGGCCACGCAGCCGGTGCAGGCTGAGGTGCAGCAGAAGATGGCCGGCGTGCAGTCGCCTGAAGAAGCGCAGAAGGTGCAGCAGGAGGCGATCACCCAGATCCAGTCGGCGGTCGAAGAAGCCGGCATGCCGTTTGAGGAGTACGCGATGTTTGCGCAGCGCCTTCAGCAGGACACCGCGTTGCAGCAGCGCTTTGAGGCGGAGCTGGAGCAGGTTCAGAACTAA
- a CDS encoding glutathione S-transferase family protein, with translation MSSTYTLISFDLCPYVERSRVVLHEKGQAFEQVFIDLKNKPDWFLKLSPRGKVPVLVVDEVPIFESAVINEFLEEVLPEPALLPEGAVERARARAWIAFTNDVLMEGLGTLWFAGGDAQQVAQGLKTVRGALERIEEALRAREEGTYFSGASFGLVDATLAPVFTRWASMEAMGWGALLDGLEEVQAYSRALLARESVQAARAEGLTEKMVALLRGE, from the coding sequence ATGTCATCGACGTACACCCTGATCTCGTTTGATCTCTGCCCTTATGTGGAGCGCAGCCGTGTGGTGCTCCATGAGAAGGGGCAGGCCTTTGAGCAGGTCTTTATTGACCTTAAGAATAAGCCCGACTGGTTTCTCAAACTTTCGCCGCGCGGCAAGGTGCCGGTGCTGGTGGTCGATGAGGTGCCGATCTTCGAGTCGGCCGTGATCAACGAGTTCCTCGAAGAGGTGCTGCCCGAGCCGGCGTTGCTGCCTGAAGGGGCGGTGGAGCGTGCGCGGGCGCGCGCCTGGATAGCCTTTACCAACGACGTGCTGATGGAGGGGCTGGGCACGCTGTGGTTTGCCGGCGGCGATGCGCAGCAGGTGGCCCAGGGGTTGAAGACGGTGCGCGGCGCGTTGGAGCGCATCGAAGAGGCCTTGCGCGCGCGGGAGGAAGGGACGTACTTTTCCGGCGCCTCCTTCGGGCTGGTCGATGCGACGCTGGCCCCGGTGTTTACGCGTTGGGCGTCGATGGAGGCGATGGGCTGGGGCGCTCTCCTCGACGGATTGGAAGAGGTGCAGGCCTACAGCCGGGCGTTGCTGGCGCGCGAGAGTGTGCAGGCGGCCCGGGCCGAGGGGTTGACCGAGAAGATGGTCGCGCTGCTGCGTGGCGAGTGA
- a CDS encoding dihydrolipoyl dehydrogenase, which produces MQKRDVDVVVIGAGTAGLGAQSAARKAGASVALIEDGPYGTTCARVGCMPSKLLIAAADAAAAVKNAPTFGVHPEGVRIEGREVLERVRRERDRFVGFVLKQTERIPDEVRIRGRARLTSTTTVRVALEGSDEEMEITARAVVIATGSSPYFPPNLVPLKEKLSTSADVFEWEDLPESVAVVGPGVIGLELGQALHRLGVRVAFFSPFNELAHINDPKVAEVIHEVLSEELDLHLGIDAFDVSEATDGNGGFVLRWHDAQKEPCEARFEKVLVTAGRRPNLAGLGLKEAGVPVDERGQPPFDPRTTQIGELPVFIAGDAANHYPLLHEAADEGRIAGSNAANFPDIRAQIRRAPIAITFTDPQMAVVGCGWKKLDKDNCGVGEVSYANQGRARVKAKNKGLVRIYADRDTGRLCGAEMFGPDVEHTAHLLAWAVQSGMTVFDALDMPFYHPVVEEGIRTALRSLTGDLRLTAGTAEKLRYGPGT; this is translated from the coding sequence ATGCAAAAGCGCGATGTGGATGTGGTGGTGATCGGGGCCGGTACGGCCGGGCTGGGCGCGCAGAGTGCGGCGCGAAAGGCCGGCGCCAGCGTCGCGCTGATCGAAGATGGCCCCTACGGCACGACCTGCGCCAGGGTGGGGTGCATGCCCTCGAAGTTGTTGATCGCTGCGGCGGACGCGGCTGCTGCGGTCAAGAATGCGCCGACCTTCGGGGTGCACCCCGAAGGGGTGCGCATTGAGGGGCGCGAGGTGCTGGAGCGGGTGCGGCGCGAGCGCGACCGTTTTGTGGGCTTTGTGCTCAAGCAGACCGAACGCATCCCCGATGAGGTGCGGATTCGGGGGCGAGCACGGCTGACGTCGACGACGACGGTGCGGGTGGCCCTGGAGGGGAGCGATGAGGAGATGGAGATCACCGCCCGGGCGGTGGTGATCGCGACTGGCTCCAGCCCCTACTTTCCGCCGAACCTGGTACCTCTTAAAGAGAAGTTGTCCACCAGCGCCGATGTGTTTGAGTGGGAGGATCTTCCCGAGTCGGTGGCCGTGGTCGGCCCCGGGGTGATCGGGCTGGAGCTCGGCCAGGCTTTGCACCGGCTGGGCGTGCGGGTGGCGTTCTTTTCGCCCTTCAACGAGCTTGCGCATATCAACGATCCGAAGGTCGCCGAGGTCATTCACGAGGTGCTCAGCGAGGAGCTCGACCTGCACCTGGGCATCGACGCGTTTGATGTGAGCGAGGCCACCGATGGCAACGGCGGCTTTGTGCTGCGCTGGCACGACGCGCAGAAGGAGCCCTGTGAGGCGCGCTTTGAGAAGGTGCTCGTGACCGCCGGTCGCCGCCCCAACCTGGCCGGGCTGGGTCTTAAAGAGGCGGGGGTGCCGGTGGATGAGCGGGGGCAGCCACCTTTTGATCCGCGTACCACCCAGATCGGTGAGCTGCCGGTGTTTATCGCTGGTGATGCCGCCAACCACTACCCGCTCTTGCACGAGGCGGCCGATGAGGGGCGCATCGCAGGCAGCAACGCGGCGAACTTCCCGGACATCCGCGCGCAGATTCGGCGCGCGCCGATCGCGATCACCTTCACCGATCCGCAGATGGCGGTGGTGGGCTGCGGCTGGAAGAAGCTCGACAAAGATAATTGCGGCGTCGGCGAGGTCTCCTATGCCAACCAGGGTCGCGCGCGGGTGAAGGCGAAAAACAAGGGGCTTGTGCGCATTTACGCCGACCGCGACACCGGCCGCCTTTGCGGCGCGGAGATGTTTGGGCCGGATGTCGAGCATACCGCGCATCTTCTGGCCTGGGCGGTGCAGAGCGGGATGACGGTCTTCGATGCTCTGGATATGCCCTTCTACCACCCGGTGGTCGAGGAGGGGATCCGCACGGCGCTGCGCAGCCTCACCGGCGATCTTCGCCTGACGGCGGGCACCGCCGAGAAGTTGCGCTACGGGCCGGGGACCTGA
- a CDS encoding lactate 2-monooxygenase, producing the protein MSKPQNPTSPSTSKPGIGRERQTEIYVRGVSGQPPAVPVDFCTLEQRAKEAMSPEAFGYVAGGAGMERTMASNRQGFDRWAIVPRMLRDVSVRDASVEIFGTRYNSPHMLAPIGVLEMAHAEADLAVARAARRENVPMIFSNQASVPMEDCARELGETPRFFQLYWSVSNDLVKSLVQRAEEAGCEAIVVTLDTTLLGWRTRDLDLAYLPFLRGKGIAQYTSDPVFRRLLKEDELDQEVGPERKVNLSTIRVLMELAGNYPDGFFKSLTSGEALAAVRKFTGIYSRPSLTWEDLSFLRECTELPIVLKGICHVEDAKLAREHGIDGIVVSNHGGRQVDGALSSIEALPAIAEAVGDDLTIFFDSGIRTGADVFKAVALGADAVLVGRPYVYGLAAGGEEGVVEVLRNFKADFDLTMGLAGCRTIEEVRQATLVER; encoded by the coding sequence ATGTCGAAGCCTCAGAATCCGACGTCGCCCTCAACTTCAAAGCCGGGCATCGGCCGGGAGCGTCAGACCGAGATTTACGTGCGCGGCGTCAGCGGTCAGCCGCCGGCTGTGCCGGTGGATTTCTGCACCCTGGAGCAGCGCGCAAAAGAGGCGATGAGCCCGGAGGCGTTCGGGTATGTGGCCGGCGGCGCGGGGATGGAGCGCACGATGGCCTCAAACCGTCAGGGATTTGACCGGTGGGCGATCGTGCCGCGGATGCTGCGCGACGTCTCAGTGCGCGACGCTTCCGTGGAGATCTTCGGCACGCGTTACAACTCGCCGCATATGCTCGCACCGATCGGAGTGCTGGAGATGGCGCACGCCGAGGCGGATCTGGCCGTGGCGCGGGCGGCGCGGCGCGAGAATGTTCCCATGATCTTCAGCAATCAGGCATCTGTGCCGATGGAGGATTGCGCCCGGGAGCTGGGTGAGACGCCGCGTTTTTTTCAGCTCTACTGGAGCGTGTCTAACGATCTGGTCAAAAGCCTTGTGCAGCGAGCCGAAGAGGCCGGTTGTGAGGCGATCGTGGTCACGCTGGATACGACGCTGTTGGGCTGGCGCACCCGCGATCTGGATCTGGCGTATCTTCCCTTTTTGAGAGGAAAGGGGATCGCGCAGTACACCTCCGATCCGGTCTTTCGGCGACTTCTTAAAGAGGATGAGCTCGACCAGGAGGTGGGCCCGGAGCGCAAGGTCAACCTCTCGACGATCCGCGTGTTGATGGAGCTAGCCGGAAACTACCCGGACGGCTTTTTCAAGAGCCTGACCAGCGGGGAGGCGCTGGCGGCGGTGCGAAAGTTCACCGGCATTTATTCGAGACCTTCGCTGACCTGGGAGGACCTGAGTTTTCTGCGCGAGTGCACCGAGCTTCCGATCGTGCTCAAGGGGATCTGCCATGTGGAGGACGCGAAGCTCGCGCGGGAGCACGGCATCGACGGCATCGTGGTGTCGAACCACGGGGGACGCCAGGTCGACGGGGCGCTCAGCTCGATTGAGGCGCTGCCGGCGATCGCCGAGGCCGTAGGCGACGATCTGACGATCTTCTTCGACAGCGGGATTCGCACCGGCGCCGACGTCTTCAAAGCGGTGGCGCTGGGGGCGGACGCGGTCCTGGTGGGCCGGCCCTATGTCTACGGACTTGCTGCCGGGGGGGAGGAGGGCGTGGTGGAGGTGCTGCGTAACTTCAAAGCCGACTTTGATTTGACCATGGGGCTGGCGGGATGTCGCACCATCGAGGAGGTGCGTCAGGCGACATTGGTTGAGCGCTGA
- a CDS encoding YitT family protein has protein sequence MRTFVDYVMLTVGAVLVAMALELILAPNSLVDGGTTALSIMGAKMFGLPIWLFLLCLNGPILVISAQALGKKFAWRTAYSNLVALLGLAFLRDFPAVTTSEVLIVLYGGLLLGLGVGIVVRNGGAVDGTEMLAVWANQRFDIPVSTFLLSINVVILSGAALLFGLESAMFSVAVFFLVTKVIDFVLEGFNQVVSVMIISDNCEPIRRKLVEDMKLRVTLLQGVGGYTGEPRHIIYCIIDRFSYARLRSAVHEVDPRAILEASIVNESAGVEARALRDIVADRYQERANGKG, from the coding sequence ATGCGCACCTTTGTGGATTACGTGATGCTGACCGTGGGCGCAGTGCTCGTGGCGATGGCGCTGGAGCTGATTCTGGCGCCGAACAGCCTTGTCGACGGCGGCACCACCGCGCTCTCGATCATGGGCGCAAAGATGTTCGGGCTGCCCATCTGGCTTTTTCTTCTATGCCTGAACGGCCCTATTCTCGTGATCAGTGCGCAGGCGTTGGGCAAAAAGTTTGCCTGGCGCACAGCATATAGCAACCTCGTGGCGCTGCTGGGGTTGGCGTTCTTACGTGATTTTCCGGCGGTGACGACCTCGGAGGTGCTTATCGTGCTCTACGGGGGGCTGTTGCTGGGGTTGGGCGTAGGCATTGTGGTGCGAAATGGCGGGGCGGTTGACGGCACTGAGATGCTGGCAGTGTGGGCCAATCAGCGTTTTGATATCCCGGTGAGTACCTTTCTGCTCTCGATCAACGTGGTGATCTTAAGCGGCGCGGCGCTGCTCTTCGGTCTGGAGAGCGCGATGTTCTCGGTGGCGGTGTTTTTCCTGGTCACCAAGGTCATCGACTTTGTGCTGGAAGGCTTCAATCAGGTGGTCTCGGTGATGATCATCAGCGACAACTGCGAGCCGATTCGGCGCAAGCTCGTCGAAGATATGAAGTTGCGTGTGACCCTCTTGCAGGGGGTGGGCGGCTACACTGGCGAGCCGCGCCATATTATCTATTGCATCATCGACCGCTTCTCGTACGCGCGCTTGCGCAGTGCGGTGCATGAGGTCGATCCCCGCGCGATCCTGGAAGCCTCCATCGTCAACGAGTCGGCCGGAGTGGAGGCGCGGGCGTTGCGCGATATCGTGGCGGATCGTTATCAGGAGCGCGCCAACGGCAAGGGGTGA
- a CDS encoding TonB-dependent receptor domain-containing protein, producing MTPLASPRRPPHTPRYLLRVLAFSLALSPTSAFAQDASEADGTPEASTEAPREDRDEERTAPEDEGAPDATKSLTEAPTHTADPTREKRRARGPLVVTGTRRAQRIEDSPVPVTVIDRDAIEASGARDVSEILAAQAGAELVPTVGGTGVRLQGMDSDYVLILVDGQRVAGRVNGVVDLDRFNARNIEQVEVLRGPGSALYGADAMAGVINIITRKSKEPYEAEATLGYGQRNQIEAGGRAGMNREGWRAHLEANHRQADGYDLSPQDIFSTGSAYNETQAGAGGALDLGEHWELGARGSYLLRRQERVDPGASRAVFDRLNAYEDGLASIYAQHEGQGRLRTTATFQVFRNQFFYDQRRSDALDRYEDSSESQAIVESVYERTLSDTNILTLGVEGALHRFDSERLEGGGGARDRLALFAQDEWFFGDAQQLVLMPGIRLDLDSQYGFHPSPALSARYQVFEDLNLLGSAAMAYRAPSFQELLLDFENPAVGYVIEGNPDLEPETSRSFQLGAQWRPLERLDVEINLFWNELDNLIGTTTTESAGAGQALVFSYKNIASARTRGLESMLRLRPGKGVRLELGYTLTDTLDRDQSRPLEGRAPHRLSFTFGADRLPLGLKANLRAQLTSARTYYFDGTTELAEPEIAPPSALVDAHLWRDFGDHFSVSLQGTNLLNQGDARFLPIAPRALFAALSARY from the coding sequence ATGACACCTCTCGCCTCACCTCGACGCCCTCCTCACACGCCCCGCTATCTTCTGCGCGTGCTGGCGTTCAGCCTGGCGCTGAGCCCGACCTCCGCCTTTGCGCAGGACGCTTCCGAAGCGGACGGTACCCCGGAGGCAAGCACCGAGGCTCCCCGGGAAGATCGCGACGAGGAGCGCACCGCACCTGAGGATGAAGGGGCTCCCGACGCCACCAAAAGCCTCACTGAAGCCCCCACCCACACCGCAGACCCGACGCGCGAAAAGCGTCGGGCCCGCGGTCCGCTGGTGGTCACCGGCACCCGGCGCGCCCAACGCATTGAAGACAGCCCGGTGCCCGTCACGGTCATCGACCGCGACGCGATTGAGGCCTCCGGCGCCCGGGACGTCTCCGAGATCCTGGCCGCCCAGGCCGGCGCGGAGCTTGTGCCCACCGTCGGCGGCACCGGCGTGCGCCTGCAGGGAATGGACTCCGACTACGTGCTGATCCTGGTCGACGGGCAGCGCGTGGCCGGCCGCGTCAACGGGGTCGTCGATCTCGACCGCTTCAACGCCCGCAACATCGAGCAGGTCGAGGTGTTGCGCGGCCCGGGCTCCGCCCTCTACGGCGCCGACGCGATGGCCGGCGTCATCAACATCATCACCCGCAAAAGCAAAGAACCATATGAGGCCGAGGCCACCCTGGGCTACGGCCAACGCAACCAGATTGAGGCCGGTGGCCGCGCCGGCATGAACCGCGAAGGCTGGCGCGCCCACCTGGAAGCCAACCACCGCCAGGCCGATGGATACGACTTATCGCCCCAAGACATCTTCTCCACCGGCAGCGCCTACAACGAGACGCAGGCCGGCGCCGGCGGCGCGCTCGATCTGGGAGAGCACTGGGAGCTGGGCGCGCGCGGCTCCTATCTTTTGCGCCGTCAGGAGCGGGTCGACCCGGGCGCCTCGCGCGCGGTCTTCGATCGCCTCAACGCCTATGAGGATGGCCTGGCCTCGATCTACGCCCAACACGAGGGTCAGGGCCGGCTGCGCACCACGGCCACCTTTCAGGTCTTTCGCAACCAGTTCTTCTACGATCAGCGCCGCTCCGACGCCCTGGATCGTTACGAAGACAGCAGCGAGTCCCAGGCGATCGTGGAGAGCGTCTACGAGCGCACCCTAAGTGACACCAACATCCTGACCCTCGGCGTCGAAGGCGCGCTGCACCGCTTCGACTCCGAGAGGCTCGAAGGAGGCGGCGGCGCCCGCGATCGCCTGGCGCTCTTTGCCCAGGACGAGTGGTTTTTTGGCGACGCCCAGCAGCTTGTTTTGATGCCCGGCATCCGCCTCGATCTGGACTCCCAGTACGGCTTTCACCCAAGCCCCGCCCTCTCGGCGCGCTATCAGGTCTTCGAGGATCTCAACCTGCTGGGAAGCGCGGCGATGGCCTACCGCGCGCCCAGTTTCCAGGAACTTCTGCTCGACTTTGAGAACCCGGCGGTGGGCTACGTCATTGAGGGCAACCCCGATCTGGAGCCGGAGACCTCGCGCTCCTTTCAGCTCGGCGCGCAGTGGCGACCGCTGGAGCGCCTCGATGTCGAGATCAACCTCTTCTGGAACGAGCTCGACAACCTCATCGGCACCACCACCACCGAGAGCGCCGGCGCAGGTCAGGCGCTGGTGTTCAGCTACAAAAACATCGCCAGCGCCCGCACCCGCGGGCTCGAATCCATGCTGCGCCTGCGCCCCGGCAAGGGCGTGCGCCTGGAGCTGGGTTACACACTGACCGACACCCTGGATCGCGATCAGAGCCGCCCCCTGGAGGGCCGCGCCCCCCACCGGCTCAGCTTTACGTTTGGGGCCGACCGCCTGCCTCTGGGGCTCAAAGCCAACCTGCGCGCCCAGCTCACAAGCGCGCGCACCTACTACTTCGACGGCACCACCGAGCTTGCCGAGCCCGAGATTGCACCGCCCTCGGCGCTGGTCGACGCCCACCTCTGGCGCGATTTCGGCGATCATTTTTCGGTGTCGCTGCAGGGCACCAACCTCTTGAACCAGGGCGACGCGCGCTTTTTGCCCATCGCCCCCCGCGCGCTCTTTGCCGCACTCAGCGCGCGCTACTGA
- a CDS encoding HmuY family protein, with protein MKHLSKNLIWRLLVALLIAGTASACANDLRDDVDTEDTDTGTGPDTDGEEYDWHQLTIDTQDAESFQFLNLLDAELVEGTDFEQENWHLALQRFQILVNGGVSGAGSVSVQILEGEDFEALTEAPAGTYITDVQGEPDERGQNPGLVFQQEGAWYDYDQTTHTLSARDRVYVLRLSEEDYVKVQLLDYYDEAGTSGFVTLRFDSIAAPEGEVTLPDVEDPEDPEDPEDPEDPEDPQDPVEGTFTIDASSSEAWTYVSLLDKEAVTVGDATAELTWDIAIQRTGFQTNSGVSGAGLAGALPLNAEADFETLITTNTLGFVVDTMEVPAGPPGAEPVAQNAALSNWFDYDMTTHTVSPAEGVFVLRLADGSYGKLEILDYDGGIYQLRFEAIEAVVEETTLEVDASNAESWANISLTLGQVVEAGASWDIAFKNYQARAFGGTTAPEGSVAVLALEDDFEALTEAPTEGYEVDETLTIQPSGAEYSGNPVLAEWYDYDFTTHTVSPAAKTFVVALEDGGYAKVRVASFADGVFELRLAYTGPNASSF; from the coding sequence ATGAAGCATCTTTCAAAAAACCTGATCTGGCGCCTGCTTGTGGCGCTGCTTATCGCCGGCACGGCCAGCGCCTGCGCCAACGATCTTCGCGACGACGTGGATACCGAAGACACCGACACCGGCACCGGCCCGGATACCGACGGTGAGGAGTACGACTGGCACCAGCTCACCATCGACACGCAGGACGCCGAGAGTTTTCAGTTCTTGAACCTCCTCGACGCCGAGCTCGTCGAGGGCACCGATTTCGAGCAGGAGAACTGGCATCTGGCGCTGCAGCGCTTTCAGATCCTGGTCAACGGCGGCGTCAGCGGCGCAGGCTCGGTCAGCGTGCAGATCCTGGAAGGCGAAGATTTTGAAGCGCTCACTGAAGCGCCCGCCGGCACCTACATCACCGATGTGCAGGGCGAGCCGGATGAGCGGGGGCAGAACCCGGGGCTGGTCTTTCAGCAGGAGGGTGCCTGGTATGACTACGACCAGACCACCCACACGCTCAGCGCGCGCGACCGCGTCTACGTGCTGCGCCTGAGCGAAGAGGATTATGTGAAGGTCCAGCTCCTCGACTACTACGACGAGGCCGGCACCTCCGGCTTTGTGACGCTGCGCTTCGACAGCATCGCCGCGCCCGAAGGTGAGGTCACGCTTCCGGATGTTGAAGATCCTGAAGACCCCGAAGATCCTGAAGACCCCGAAGATCCTGAAGATCCTCAAGATCCGGTCGAAGGCACCTTCACCATCGACGCCTCGTCGAGCGAGGCCTGGACCTACGTCTCGCTCCTCGACAAAGAAGCCGTCACCGTCGGCGACGCGACGGCCGAGCTGACCTGGGATATTGCGATTCAGCGCACCGGCTTCCAGACCAACAGTGGCGTGAGCGGCGCGGGCCTTGCCGGCGCCCTTCCCCTCAACGCCGAAGCCGACTTCGAGACGCTCATCACCACCAACACCTTAGGCTTTGTGGTCGACACGATGGAGGTCCCCGCCGGCCCCCCCGGCGCGGAGCCCGTGGCGCAGAACGCCGCGCTTTCCAACTGGTTCGACTACGACATGACCACCCACACAGTCAGCCCGGCCGAAGGCGTCTTTGTGCTGCGCCTGGCCGACGGCTCCTACGGCAAGCTCGAGATCCTCGACTACGACGGGGGCATCTACCAGCTGCGCTTTGAAGCCATCGAGGCGGTGGTCGAAGAGACCACCCTGGAAGTTGACGCCAGCAACGCCGAGAGCTGGGCCAACATCTCACTGACCCTGGGTCAGGTTGTGGAAGCTGGCGCAAGCTGGGATATCGCCTTTAAAAACTACCAGGCCCGCGCCTTCGGCGGCACCACCGCCCCGGAAGGCTCTGTCGCCGTGCTGGCCCTGGAAGACGACTTTGAGGCCCTCACCGAAGCCCCGACCGAGGGCTACGAGGTCGACGAGACCCTGACCATCCAGCCCTCCGGCGCCGAGTATTCTGGCAACCCCGTGCTGGCGGAGTGGTACGACTACGACTTCACCACCCACACGGTGAGCCCGGCCGCCAAAACCTTTGTCGTGGCGCTGGAAGATGGCGGCTACGCCAAGGTGCGCGTCGCCTCGTTTGCCGATGGCGTCTTTGAGCTGCGCCTGGCCTACACCGGCCCCAACGCCTCGAGCTTTTAA
- a CDS encoding CBS domain-containing protein, translating into MKVRDVMTNDPVVVSPETSVEAVLGMMRERGIRHVPVVDEDGIVGMVSDRDLTFIHSMPGVFTMLSPADVQGVLEAPVATIIKSRFLVDRDVVTVGPDDEVARAVEALLMYRVGALPVVEGDAVVGVVSVIDVLREAAERWS; encoded by the coding sequence ATGAAGGTCCGCGACGTGATGACGAACGATCCGGTGGTGGTCAGCCCCGAGACGAGCGTTGAGGCAGTGCTGGGGATGATGCGCGAGCGGGGTATCCGCCATGTGCCGGTGGTCGACGAGGATGGGATCGTCGGCATGGTCAGCGACCGCGATCTGACCTTCATTCACTCGATGCCCGGGGTGTTTACGATGCTCTCGCCGGCCGACGTCCAGGGCGTGCTGGAGGCGCCGGTGGCCACGATCATCAAGAGCCGTTTTCTGGTGGATCGCGATGTGGTCACGGTTGGCCCCGATGATGAGGTGGCCCGGGCGGTGGAGGCGCTCTTGATGTACCGCGTCGGCGCGCTGCCGGTGGTGGAAGGCGATGCGGTGGTGGGTGTGGTCAGCGTGATCGACGTGCTGCGGGAGGCCGCCGAGCGCTGGAGTTAA
- a CDS encoding ABC transporter substrate-binding protein gives MTRFQLPRSPERIVCLTEETTELLYLLGEEERIVGISAYTERPARAKAEKPVVSAFIGGSVKKIAALKPDVIIGFSDIQADLARELIKANLPVAIFNQRSLQEILEVMVMVGTLVDRRTEVLELVGGYIARLEAARQRSAAAKRRPRVYFEEWDEPRITAIQWVSELVELAGGQNIFGEKAAGKLAKERFVDDAAIIEANPELILASWCGKPVDKESIRARPGYAELEAIKHDRIIELDPAIILQPGPACLSAGLDALEAAIRPLAEDGPATTP, from the coding sequence ATGACCCGATTTCAACTTCCCCGAAGCCCCGAACGCATCGTCTGTCTGACCGAAGAGACCACGGAGTTGCTCTACCTGCTTGGCGAGGAGGAGCGCATTGTGGGCATCAGCGCGTACACCGAGCGGCCGGCGCGGGCCAAGGCGGAGAAGCCGGTGGTCTCGGCCTTTATCGGCGGGAGCGTCAAAAAGATCGCCGCGCTCAAGCCCGATGTGATCATCGGATTTTCGGATATTCAGGCCGATCTTGCTCGCGAGCTCATCAAGGCGAACCTGCCGGTGGCGATCTTCAACCAGCGCAGCCTCCAGGAGATTTTGGAGGTGATGGTGATGGTGGGCACGCTGGTGGACCGGCGAACGGAGGTGCTGGAGCTTGTGGGGGGGTATATCGCGCGGCTGGAAGCCGCGCGGCAGAGAAGCGCCGCCGCGAAGCGGCGGCCACGGGTCTATTTCGAAGAATGGGACGAGCCGCGCATCACCGCCATCCAGTGGGTCAGCGAGCTTGTGGAGCTGGCCGGCGGCCAGAATATTTTTGGCGAGAAGGCGGCCGGCAAACTCGCAAAAGAACGCTTTGTGGACGATGCCGCCATCATCGAAGCCAACCCGGAGCTGATCCTGGCGAGCTGGTGCGGAAAACCCGTCGACAAAGAGAGCATCCGCGCGCGGCCGGGCTACGCCGAGCTTGAAGCGATCAAGCACGATCGCATCATCGAGCTCGACCCGGCGATCATCCTGCAGCCCGGCCCGGCCTGCTTGAGCGCCGGGCTCGATGCGTTGGAGGCGGCGATTCGACCTCTGGCCGAGGATGGACCTGCGACCACGCCCTGA